The Castanea sativa cultivar Marrone di Chiusa Pesio chromosome 11, ASM4071231v1 genome contains a region encoding:
- the LOC142616047 gene encoding G-type lectin S-receptor-like serine/threonine-protein kinase At1g11330: MGGFAPEASLPPPPMASTSGDDDGSDETNGENGLLALVSLDKNGAYFSVISYTCVMAATNNFSLENKLGEGGFGPVYKAQLAGGQTIHLNIVKLVGCCIHGEERMLVYEYMPNKSLDCFLFDSERSKLLDWKKHFNIIEGIAQGLLYLHKYSRPRIIHRDLKAGNILLDKNMNPKISDFGIARIFKPNELEANTNVIVGTYGYMSSEYAMEGVFSIKSDVYSFGVLMLEIVSGRKNNSFYHVDYTLDLAEYVSWNLWQEGQGQELIDPSISNSCVKFKVLRWIHIGLLCIQNNTDDWPTMSNVLSMLRNDSIPLPLPKNQPFSFG; the protein is encoded by the exons atgggtggttttgctcctgaGGCTTCTCTTCCACCACCTCCTATGGCTTCCACGTCtggggatgatgatg GGAGTGATGAAACAAATGGTGAAAATGGATTGCTTGCTTTAGTGAGCTTGGACAAGAATGGAGCTTATTTCAGTGTAATTAGCTATACATGTGTCATGGCTGCAACAAACAATTTTTCATTAGAAAACAAGCTTGGAGAAGGAGGCTTTGGGCCTGTGTATAAG GCACAATTGGCAGGGGGGCAAACAAT TcatttaaatattgttaaacTTGTTGGTTGTTGCATTCATGGAGAAGAGAGGATGTTGGTTTATGAATATATGCCCAACAAAAGTTTAGATTGCTTTCTATTTG aCTCAGAGAGAAGCAAGTTATTAGATTGGAAAAAACATTTCAATATAATTGAAGGAATTGCTCAAGGACTGCTCTATCTCCATAAATACTCGAGACCAAGAATAATTCATAGAGATTTAAAAGCTGGAAACATACTCCTTGACAAAAACATGAATCCTAAGATATCTGATTTTGGCATAGCACgaattttcaaaccaaatgaaTTGGAAGCAAACACTAATGTAATTGTTGGAACATA TGGCTATATGTCTTCTGAGTATGCTATGGAAGGGGTGTTCTCTATAAAATCCGATGTCTACAGCTTTGGAGTCTTGATGCTTGAAATTGTGAGTGGTAGAAAAAACAATAGCTTCTACCATGTTGACTACACACTCGATTTAGCAGAATATGTat CATGGAATTTATGGCAAGAAGGTCAAGGGCAAGAGCTAATTGATCCATCAATTAGTAATTCATGTGTCAAATTTAAGGTGTTGAGATGGATCCATATCGGTCTCCTATGTATACAGAATAATACTGATGATTGGCCCACAATGTCAAATGTGCTATCTATGTTAAGAAATGATAGCATACCATTGCCTTTGCCAAAAAACCAACCATTTTCTTTTGGATGA